A single Campylobacter hyointestinalis subsp. hyointestinalis DNA region contains:
- a CDS encoding sensor histidine kinase, protein MFDQVKIPFLATVILMLLFIAQGFWTIKLNIKSEQNKDIAMLAKKSAILSKNLSNLDNQNSLIYEFALYDSNESIITSKLSKNPPNLNFQVLVQNGFIYYKTAILQDQKTYFLVVAKQQNWYKIGLISTLIFIGTIILVFISIYFIYQSTLKIHQRQKKMMNSFFNDAMHELKTPLGVATLNLDMLEIRNKNTHRIKSALKQMKMTYEDVEFFIKHSYENFPKKPINFSYFLEQRVRFLTTIANSKDIKIISKIEPNLEIFMSEIELTRLSDNNISNAIKYSKSGNDIEIYLTKEDGFVVFSVKDYGKGIKDTKAIWQRYAREDLSAGGFGLGLNIVANICNKYNIIYSVSSVLGKGSTFTYKIPAFKEKLIDKLNTQSNLA, encoded by the coding sequence ATGTTTGATCAAGTAAAAATACCGTTTCTAGCCACTGTGATCTTGATGCTTCTTTTTATAGCGCAAGGTTTTTGGACTATCAAATTAAACATAAAAAGTGAACAAAACAAAGACATAGCGATGCTTGCAAAAAAGAGCGCGATTTTAAGCAAAAATTTGTCAAATTTAGACAATCAAAATAGCTTGATATATGAATTTGCACTTTATGATAGCAACGAGAGCATCATCACGTCAAAACTCAGCAAAAATCCACCGAACTTAAACTTTCAAGTTTTAGTACAAAATGGCTTTATATACTATAAAACAGCTATATTGCAAGATCAAAAAACGTACTTTTTAGTAGTAGCTAAACAGCAAAATTGGTACAAGATAGGGCTTATCAGTACACTTATTTTTATAGGCACTATAATACTTGTTTTTATATCGATTTATTTCATATATCAAAGCACGCTTAAAATTCATCAAAGACAAAAAAAGATGATGAATTCGTTTTTCAACGACGCTATGCACGAGTTAAAAACTCCACTTGGCGTAGCAACCTTAAATTTAGATATGCTTGAAATTCGCAATAAAAACACTCATCGCATCAAATCAGCTTTAAAACAGATGAAAATGACTTACGAAGATGTCGAGTTCTTCATAAAACATTCTTATGAAAATTTCCCGAAAAAGCCGATAAATTTTTCATATTTTTTAGAGCAAAGAGTAAGGTTTTTAACAACTATAGCAAACTCAAAAGATATAAAAATAATATCCAAAATAGAGCCAAATTTAGAGATATTTATGAGCGAAATAGAGCTTACTAGACTAAGTGATAACAACATATCAAACGCTATAAAATACTCAAAAAGTGGTAATGATATAGAGATATATTTGACAAAAGAAGACGGTTTTGTAGTTTTTAGCGTAAAGGATTATGGTAAAGGGATAAAAGATACAAAAGCGATCTGGCAAAGATATGCTAGAGAAGATCTATCTGCAGGCGGATTTGGACTAGGACTTAACATCGTCGCTAATATATGCAATAAATATAATATCATTTATAGCGTAAGCTCAGTGCTTGGTAAAGGTAGCACTTTTACATACAAAATCCCAGCTTTTAAAGAAAAGCTCATAGACAAGCTCAATACTCAGTCAAACCTAGCCTAG
- a CDS encoding response regulator transcription factor translates to MKILLLEDDFEYQISIKEYLQSLGYVVDAANDGVEACDKISANRYHLLILDIKVPEISGFDVIKYAKSLNLQTPIMIMTSLTNIEDITTGYELGCNEYLKKPFNLAELKFRVNELMRKYYAKNDKNIIKVATKFDYDTALKQLKKDDTVINLSQKEINLIDFLLSKVGSFSTIDEIKYEIWDDKDIDDAGIRVHIRNIRYKTSDDFIVSHRGLGYKINV, encoded by the coding sequence TTGAAGATTTTACTTTTAGAAGATGATTTTGAGTACCAAATAAGCATAAAAGAGTATCTACAAAGCTTAGGATACGTGGTAGACGCAGCAAATGACGGCGTAGAAGCATGCGATAAAATATCCGCAAACAGATATCATTTGCTGATATTGGACATCAAAGTTCCAGAAATTTCCGGATTTGATGTTATAAAATATGCAAAAAGTCTAAATTTACAAACCCCCATAATGATAATGACGTCTTTGACAAATATAGAAGATATCACTACTGGTTACGAACTCGGCTGTAACGAGTATCTAAAAAAACCGTTTAATCTAGCAGAGCTTAAATTTCGCGTAAATGAGCTTATGAGAAAATATTACGCAAAAAACGATAAAAATATCATCAAAGTAGCGACTAAATTTGACTACGATACGGCATTAAAACAGCTAAAAAAAGACGATACGGTTATAAATTTAAGCCAAAAAGAGATAAATTTGATAGATTTTTTGCTTAGCAAAGTAGGATCATTTTCCACTATTGACGAGATAAAATACGAAATTTGGGACGATAAAGATATAGATGACGCAGGTATAAGAGTACATATACGAAATATTCGCTATAAAACAAGCGATGATTTTATAGTATCACATAGAGGGCTTGGTTATAAAATAAATGTTTGA
- the nrfD gene encoding NrfD/PsrC family molybdoenzyme membrane anchor subunit, with protein sequence MNNMWGSIAQYETIYWPWPIAVYLFLAGLSAGSIIVSLLVKWNKHEDNTNSIWDAMVKAGALIGPITICLGLGLLIIDLGKPLSFYWLLIAYNIKSVMSIGVICLLLYTPFAFLFTMMIFEKEINEWKFLAFLRPLTKFIRSFAKISKNIEYMLFFLAICVAMYTGFLLGAIEKIPLWNTPILPILFLVSGFSSGIAANILIGMMFFKGSLNKDSIKYLLVLDLRAILFEIPLLIILFLGLYLGGSAEFANMALSDALYGKIFWIGVVSIGLFIPVIIAATALKNHAYKPLYIIINSVVVLIGVVVLRYYIVYAGQALM encoded by the coding sequence ATGAATAATATGTGGGGAAGCATCGCGCAATACGAGACGATCTACTGGCCGTGGCCGATCGCGGTTTATCTTTTTTTAGCTGGACTAAGCGCTGGAAGCATCATAGTTTCCTTGCTTGTCAAATGGAATAAACACGAAGACAATACAAACTCTATCTGGGACGCAATGGTAAAAGCAGGAGCCTTAATAGGACCTATCACGATATGCCTTGGACTCGGACTTTTGATAATCGATCTTGGCAAACCGCTAAGCTTTTACTGGCTTTTGATAGCTTACAATATAAAATCAGTGATGAGTATAGGTGTTATCTGTCTTTTACTTTATACTCCGTTTGCGTTTTTATTTACAATGATGATATTTGAAAAAGAGATAAACGAATGGAAGTTTTTAGCTTTTCTAAGACCTCTTACTAAATTTATCCGTTCTTTTGCAAAAATATCAAAAAATATCGAGTATATGCTTTTTTTCTTAGCTATATGCGTTGCTATGTATACTGGATTTTTGCTTGGCGCTATAGAAAAAATTCCGCTATGGAACACTCCTATTTTGCCGATACTCTTTTTAGTATCTGGTTTTTCTAGTGGAATCGCAGCAAATATACTTATCGGAATGATGTTTTTCAAAGGCTCATTAAATAAAGATAGTATAAAATATCTTCTAGTGCTTGATCTAAGAGCTATTTTATTTGAAATACCACTTCTTATAATACTATTTTTAGGATTATATCTAGGTGGATCAGCAGAGTTTGCAAATATGGCACTCAGTGACGCTCTATACGGTAAGATATTTTGGATAGGAGTCGTAAGTATCGGGCTTTTTATCCCAGTCATCATAGCCGCAACTGCTCTTAAAAACCATGCTTATAAGCCGCTTTATATCATCATAAACTCAGTAGTAGTTTTGATAGGAGTCGTGGTGCTAAGGTATTATATAGTGTATGCTGGACAAGCACTTATGTGA
- a CDS encoding 4Fe-4S dicluster domain-containing protein, with product MKKFVMVHDENLCIGCQACSVACRNENNVPSGVFRLQVRANMSGVFPKLKTDFVRQSCVMCEDSPCVSVCPTGASFKTENGITLIDERLCVSCKYCILACPYDARFVDPITKAIGKCTFCYENRLMEGKKPACVTVCPTDALVFGDARDEESEVSKLIARKNIQYPKAHLNTKPSLGFIKNTKGGRYE from the coding sequence ATGAAAAAATTCGTAATGGTTCATGACGAAAATTTATGTATAGGCTGCCAGGCTTGCTCAGTTGCATGCAGAAATGAAAATAACGTCCCTAGCGGCGTTTTTAGACTTCAAGTTAGAGCAAATATGAGCGGCGTTTTTCCAAAACTCAAAACAGACTTTGTAAGACAAAGCTGTGTGATGTGCGAAGATAGCCCGTGCGTGAGTGTATGTCCTACAGGAGCTAGTTTTAAAACAGAAAATGGCATAACACTCATAGATGAGCGACTTTGTGTTAGCTGTAAATACTGCATTTTAGCCTGTCCTTATGACGCCAGATTTGTAGATCCTATCACAAAAGCCATAGGCAAATGTACGTTTTGCTATGAAAACAGACTAATGGAGGGCAAAAAGCCAGCCTGTGTAACCGTCTGTCCAACAGACGCACTTGTATTTGGAGATGCAAGAGACGAAGAAAGTGAAGTTAGCAAACTCATAGCTAGAAAAAATATCCAGTATCCAAAAGCTCATTTAAATACAAAACCTAGCCTTGGATTTATAAAAAACACAAAAGGAGGACGCTATGAATAA